In Gulosibacter molinativorax, a single window of DNA contains:
- a CDS encoding FAD-dependent oxidoreductase produces MARRVTVIGAGVIGLSVAHEFASNGDEVTVVADQDTMETVSSVSAALWFPFRSERSELADQLLARSLERFVALTAESDAVVRMRTGTVVERLADPDRSWTSHLAQFEEASAAQLPEGTTSGVRAALPFIEIPRYLPWLKARVQSLGITFEYRTVASIKELANESDLVVIAVASSSAATKASTRSVGRSCGSRILGSKSG; encoded by the coding sequence ATGGCAAGGCGCGTAACGGTAATCGGAGCAGGCGTGATCGGTCTCTCCGTCGCACACGAGTTCGCATCCAACGGTGACGAGGTCACGGTAGTCGCGGACCAAGACACGATGGAGACCGTGTCGTCGGTATCCGCAGCACTCTGGTTCCCATTCCGCAGCGAGCGATCCGAGCTGGCCGACCAGCTGCTGGCCCGATCGCTCGAGCGATTTGTCGCGCTTACGGCCGAGTCGGATGCGGTAGTCAGGATGCGCACGGGAACCGTCGTCGAGCGCTTGGCCGACCCGGATCGCTCGTGGACGTCCCACCTTGCCCAGTTCGAGGAAGCATCCGCCGCGCAACTCCCGGAAGGCACCACCTCCGGTGTACGAGCCGCGCTGCCGTTCATTGAGATTCCGCGATACCTGCCCTGGCTCAAAGCACGGGTGCAGTCGCTTGGCATCACGTTCGAGTACCGCACCGTCGCATCCATCAAGGAGCTCGCGAACGAGAGCGACCTCGTCGTGATCGCGGTGGCGAGCTCCTCGGCGGCGACGAAAGCGTCTACCCGGTCCGTGGGCAGATCGTGCGGCTCGCGAATCCTGGGCTCGAAGAGTGGATGA
- a CDS encoding restriction endonuclease subunit S produces the protein MNAERRDWLSDIPDHWSIRKASHILHLTVGGTPPTSRADYFEGNVPWVTIADMAGGQVQTGERFLSEEGVRAAGIPWSEPGELLYSFKLSIGKTAFVHSRLVTNEAIATVKSTSRIDLGFARWVLPLAFEASASRNIYGAPILNQQQLLASRIPYPGLEEQRRIADYLDRETAEIDALIDELSSLSDLVGERQSAAVERKFLGHDFVQIRHLNPQRETGVSVNGASWQAQEGQPGVLKTGAASKGYLDVAENKAVVEVSEIARLTTPLKADRILINRANTPELVGSTAYVSNEYPNLFLSDKLWQIDFNANNEFMYYVRNSRIYRDQVSLRSVGASASMQNLSYEDFLSIELPVPDRDTQTRIADSAQKIFEDAVESKTMVQDAVALAKERRSALISAAVTGQINVTEKHAPVAEQIEAELAEAR, from the coding sequence GTGAACGCCGAACGACGAGACTGGTTATCGGATATCCCAGATCATTGGAGTATCCGAAAGGCATCTCATATTTTGCATTTGACGGTAGGCGGTACCCCTCCTACGAGTCGAGCGGATTATTTCGAGGGTAACGTGCCGTGGGTTACGATCGCCGATATGGCCGGTGGTCAAGTGCAAACTGGGGAACGCTTTTTGAGTGAAGAAGGAGTGCGGGCTGCAGGCATTCCTTGGAGCGAACCTGGCGAGTTGCTCTACAGCTTTAAGCTGAGTATTGGTAAGACTGCATTCGTTCATTCCAGGCTAGTAACCAATGAGGCGATCGCGACGGTGAAATCAACGAGTCGCATTGACTTAGGATTCGCACGGTGGGTATTACCGCTTGCCTTCGAAGCAAGTGCTTCTCGGAATATCTACGGGGCTCCCATACTGAATCAGCAGCAGCTCCTGGCATCGAGGATTCCGTATCCAGGACTCGAAGAACAACGGCGGATCGCGGACTACCTCGACCGCGAAACCGCCGAAATTGATGCGCTCATTGACGAACTTTCCTCTCTGTCGGATCTAGTTGGCGAACGGCAGTCCGCGGCCGTTGAGAGAAAGTTTCTCGGGCATGATTTTGTTCAAATACGTCACCTAAATCCTCAGCGGGAAACGGGCGTCAGTGTCAACGGTGCGAGTTGGCAGGCACAGGAAGGGCAGCCTGGCGTTCTGAAGACCGGAGCCGCATCGAAAGGATACTTGGATGTTGCCGAAAATAAGGCCGTAGTAGAAGTTAGTGAAATCGCACGGCTGACGACTCCCTTGAAGGCGGATCGAATCCTCATTAATCGTGCGAATACCCCAGAATTGGTCGGCTCGACTGCATACGTTAGTAATGAATATCCGAATCTATTCTTGTCGGACAAACTTTGGCAGATAGATTTCAATGCAAACAATGAATTTATGTATTATGTGCGGAATTCTCGCATTTATCGAGATCAAGTTTCTCTTCGTAGTGTCGGCGCGAGCGCTTCAATGCAAAATCTTAGCTACGAGGATTTCTTGAGTATTGAATTACCTGTCCCAGACCGCGACACGCAAACTAGAATCGCGGATTCGGCCCAGAAGATTTTCGAGGATGCTGTGGAGTCCAAGACCATGGTGCAGGATGCCGTCGCGTTGGCCAAGGAACGCCGCTCCGCCCTAATCTCCGCCGCTGTCACCGGCCAGATCAACGTCACTGAAAAGCACGCTCCCGTCGCAGAACAGATCGAAGCCGAGCTCGCGGAGGCGCGATGA
- a CDS encoding HAD-IIA family hydrolase, with protein sequence MSITRGNRTIESWLTDMDGVLVAEGQVLPGARELLSHWQRTGTKYLVLTNNSTYTPRDLSARLSANGIEVPETAIWTSAMATASFLESQKPDGSAFVVGEVGLTTALHDAGFVMTDVDPDFVVVGETRNYSFEAITKAIRLIVGGARFISTNPDPTGPTADGVVPATGAINALITAATGRKPYVVGKPNPMMFRSALNQIGAHSESTVMIGDRMDTDIVAGMEAGLHTILVLSGISTHDAVERFPFRPDEIISGVHELVEMYVDGE encoded by the coding sequence ATGTCAATTACGCGCGGTAATCGAACCATCGAGTCTTGGCTCACAGACATGGACGGGGTGCTAGTCGCCGAAGGGCAGGTACTGCCGGGTGCGCGCGAGTTGCTCTCGCACTGGCAGCGGACCGGGACGAAGTATCTCGTCCTGACCAATAACTCGACGTACACGCCTCGCGATCTCAGCGCTCGCCTCAGCGCGAACGGGATCGAGGTGCCCGAGACGGCGATCTGGACGTCAGCGATGGCGACCGCGTCATTCCTTGAGAGTCAGAAGCCAGATGGTAGCGCGTTCGTCGTCGGTGAAGTTGGGCTGACCACGGCCCTCCACGACGCCGGCTTCGTGATGACGGATGTTGATCCCGACTTTGTCGTTGTTGGCGAGACGCGCAATTACTCGTTCGAGGCGATCACCAAGGCGATTCGACTGATTGTTGGCGGGGCTCGCTTCATCTCGACGAACCCGGATCCGACCGGCCCGACGGCAGACGGCGTCGTTCCGGCAACGGGCGCGATCAATGCGCTCATCACCGCGGCCACCGGGCGCAAGCCGTACGTGGTCGGGAAACCGAATCCCATGATGTTCCGCTCGGCGCTCAATCAGATTGGTGCGCATTCTGAGTCGACGGTGATGATCGGCGACCGAATGGACACCGACATTGTTGCCGGCATGGAGGCGGGACTGCACACGATTCTCGTGCTCTCCGGGATCAGTACCCATGATGCGGTTGAGAGGTTCCCATTCCGCCCCGACGAGATCATTTCCGGGGTGCATGAACTGGTCGAGATGTACGTCGACGGGGAGTAA
- a CDS encoding FAD-dependent oxidoreductase, with protein sequence MRLANPGLEEWMTDEGNPDGLTYIFPREHDVIVGGTADEGSWDTEIDPATEAAILERALKLVPELANQPLVGRACGLRPARPSISLERLTVDGVPVITAYGHGGAGVTLSWGTAERVVELAAADED encoded by the coding sequence GTGCGGCTCGCGAATCCTGGGCTCGAAGAGTGGATGACCGATGAGGGTAATCCCGACGGCCTCACCTACATCTTCCCCCGCGAACACGACGTCATCGTTGGTGGCACGGCCGACGAGGGATCGTGGGATACCGAAATTGATCCGGCGACTGAGGCGGCGATCTTGGAGCGTGCACTGAAGCTAGTTCCCGAACTGGCGAATCAACCGTTGGTTGGCCGCGCGTGTGGGCTGCGACCCGCTCGGCCATCGATCAGCCTCGAACGCCTGACCGTCGACGGCGTTCCGGTGATCACTGCGTACGGTCACGGTGGCGCTGGCGTGACGCTGTCGTGGGGGACCGCGGAGCGGGTCGTTGAGCTCGCGGCGGCTGACGAAGACTAG
- a CDS encoding Wadjet anti-phage system protein JetD domain-containing protein, producing MSTGRQQGPASWTTPADIEKRIGRRWDSGELLRNHAAGAPFATIDVPLRGPSSADLTEHLDEARRWVSGLERAAEGGAGFRLVEKHVGGRSLGRTQLPGRALIESYEQAWRMLGVAGRDGDVERFDDVLRRSALIPAARDWVIAHPLKAIELADEWPAILAARDWLEWNRGTGKFLREIDAPGVDTKLVERRRGVLAEMLGVSGRAEEFLTGLGLGRKPVMVRMRFDPSLFGLPVELSEASFRVQELTRLQPPVERALIVENEISYLSAPIPERGVVLWGRGFDAVAPASLAWLGAAAARGEVRYWGDLDTHGFAILNRVRAQLPGVRSVLMDRSTLLAHEERWGTEPSPTSAMLPNLTDTEASLFNDLVSDRYAPRLRLEQERIDWDWVLDALGR from the coding sequence GTGAGTACCGGGCGCCAGCAGGGTCCAGCTTCATGGACCACACCCGCCGACATTGAGAAGCGCATCGGGCGCCGGTGGGACAGCGGCGAGCTGCTCCGAAACCACGCCGCGGGGGCGCCGTTCGCGACCATCGACGTGCCGCTTCGCGGCCCATCCAGCGCCGACCTGACCGAGCATCTCGATGAGGCGCGCCGATGGGTGTCGGGTCTCGAGCGTGCGGCCGAGGGAGGGGCCGGGTTTCGGCTGGTCGAGAAGCACGTTGGCGGTCGTTCGCTCGGCCGCACGCAACTGCCCGGCCGGGCGCTGATCGAGAGTTACGAACAGGCGTGGCGGATGCTCGGAGTGGCCGGGCGGGACGGCGACGTGGAGCGCTTCGACGACGTGTTGCGCCGTTCGGCCCTGATCCCGGCCGCGCGCGACTGGGTGATTGCGCATCCGCTCAAGGCGATTGAACTCGCCGACGAATGGCCCGCGATTTTGGCCGCGCGCGATTGGCTCGAGTGGAATCGTGGCACGGGCAAGTTTCTCCGCGAAATCGACGCTCCTGGTGTTGACACCAAACTGGTCGAGCGGCGCCGGGGCGTGCTTGCCGAGATGCTCGGGGTGTCGGGGCGGGCGGAGGAGTTTCTCACCGGGCTCGGCCTCGGGCGGAAGCCCGTGATGGTGCGGATGCGCTTCGACCCGTCGTTGTTTGGGCTCCCGGTTGAACTCAGCGAGGCGTCGTTCCGCGTGCAGGAGTTGACGAGACTCCAGCCGCCGGTTGAGCGTGCGTTGATCGTCGAGAACGAGATCAGCTACCTCAGCGCGCCGATCCCGGAGCGCGGTGTGGTGCTGTGGGGGCGCGGGTTCGACGCGGTGGCTCCGGCGTCGCTGGCGTGGTTGGGTGCTGCCGCGGCTCGTGGCGAGGTGCGCTATTGGGGTGATCTCGACACGCATGGCTTCGCGATACTCAATCGCGTGCGTGCGCAGCTGCCGGGCGTGCGCTCGGTGCTCATGGACCGCTCGACTCTGCTCGCTCACGAAGAGCGTTGGGGCACCGAGCCGTCACCGACCAGCGCCATGCTACCGAACCTGACCGACACTGAGGCTTCCTTGTTCAACGATCTGGTCAGTGACCGCTACGCACCGCGACTTCGGCTCGAGCAGGAGCGCATCGACTGGGACTGGGTGCTGGATGCGCTGGGCCGGTAG
- a CDS encoding nucleotidyltransferase family protein, translated as MLDTPLGTRLRKASPRVKQLIADAGGSNVRVFGSVATGREHSKSDVDLIFTMNKPLSLMALGKLEQLIADEVGAPVDLVPDTSLRPAFRDRILNEAVPL; from the coding sequence GTGTTGGATACACCACTCGGGACTCGACTCCGGAAGGCTTCGCCGCGCGTCAAACAGCTCATCGCCGACGCGGGCGGCAGCAACGTGCGGGTCTTCGGATCGGTAGCAACTGGACGTGAACACTCGAAATCCGACGTCGACCTGATCTTTACGATGAACAAACCGTTGAGCCTCATGGCGCTCGGCAAACTTGAACAGCTGATCGCCGATGAAGTGGGAGCACCCGTCGATCTCGTCCCGGACACGTCGCTTCGCCCCGCCTTTCGGGATCGAATCCTCAACGAGGCGGTGCCACTTTGA
- a CDS encoding type I restriction-modification system subunit M, translating into MSSNFNHASFIWSAADLLRGTYKQHQYGDIILPFTVLSRLDAVLAPTKQAVLEATKGLDPDVDPSPGMLRAKAGHTYSFSNRSNHDLKSLQGDPDNLEQNLRDYVNSFSSNVRDIFEKYKFEDTIVDLAQNDLLLQILQHFAKVDLHPKAVDNEKMGHIFEELIRKFAEASNETAGEHFTPREVVKLMVSILLANEEDLMTPGIVRDVYDPTAGTGGMLSVADDEIKAMNGSAQVNLLGQELNGASYAICKADMVVKGQPIDNIVNGDTLMNPAFKNRTFHYGLSNPPFGVNWQKQREAVTSEHEIAGFDGRFGAGLPRVSDGSMLFLMHLISKLREPSDSSGGGKGAIVLNGSPLFTGGAGSGESNIRKWILDNDYLETIVGLPTDMFYNTGISTYVWILNKDKPAERRNKVQLIDATEMFVKMRKSVGSKRKELSDDHIVEITKLYEQFEESDVSKIFDVTDFMYRTITLERPMKRNYGFTPERIERAMAAKPVTKLDEDAQGRLLEVLEAAGVDAGGELSFSRTEFQKQLMAAANGKGVALKPALVKMLVDELSEHDDDGELLTKAGRPVADAALRDTENVPWNEDIDEYLEREVKPFVPDAWIDESKSREGAEIQFTRHFYNYVPPRSLEEIDADLDEVLGRIRARLEQVKA; encoded by the coding sequence GTGTCTAGCAACTTCAATCACGCGTCGTTCATCTGGTCGGCGGCCGACCTGCTTCGAGGCACCTACAAGCAGCATCAGTACGGCGACATCATCCTGCCGTTCACGGTTCTTTCGCGATTGGATGCGGTGCTCGCGCCGACGAAGCAGGCCGTGCTCGAAGCGACGAAGGGTCTCGACCCGGACGTCGACCCGTCACCCGGCATGCTCCGTGCGAAGGCTGGCCACACCTACTCGTTTTCGAATCGCTCGAATCACGACCTGAAGTCGCTGCAAGGCGACCCCGATAATCTCGAGCAAAACCTTCGCGACTATGTGAACTCGTTTTCGTCGAACGTGCGCGACATCTTCGAGAAGTACAAGTTCGAAGACACGATTGTGGACCTCGCGCAGAACGACCTCTTGCTGCAGATTCTCCAGCACTTCGCCAAAGTCGATCTGCACCCAAAGGCTGTCGACAACGAGAAAATGGGCCACATCTTTGAGGAGCTCATTCGTAAGTTTGCCGAGGCCTCGAACGAGACTGCAGGTGAGCACTTCACGCCGCGGGAGGTCGTGAAGCTCATGGTCTCGATTCTGCTCGCCAACGAAGAAGATCTCATGACCCCCGGCATTGTCCGCGATGTCTATGATCCGACGGCGGGTACGGGTGGGATGCTCTCGGTCGCCGATGACGAGATCAAGGCCATGAATGGCTCGGCCCAAGTGAACCTGCTTGGACAGGAGCTCAACGGTGCCTCTTACGCGATCTGCAAGGCCGACATGGTGGTGAAGGGCCAGCCGATCGACAACATCGTGAACGGCGACACCCTCATGAACCCCGCGTTTAAGAACCGCACCTTCCACTACGGGCTCTCGAATCCGCCGTTCGGCGTCAATTGGCAAAAGCAACGCGAAGCGGTCACTTCCGAACATGAGATCGCCGGGTTCGACGGACGATTCGGCGCGGGCCTGCCTCGAGTCTCCGACGGCTCGATGCTCTTTCTCATGCATCTCATCTCGAAGCTGCGCGAGCCGAGCGACAGCTCTGGCGGAGGCAAGGGCGCGATCGTCCTTAATGGCTCGCCGCTCTTTACCGGGGGTGCTGGCTCGGGCGAATCGAACATTCGCAAGTGGATCCTCGACAACGACTACCTCGAGACCATCGTCGGCTTGCCGACCGACATGTTCTACAACACCGGCATCAGCACCTACGTCTGGATCCTCAATAAGGACAAGCCCGCGGAGCGGCGCAACAAGGTGCAGCTCATCGACGCGACGGAGATGTTCGTAAAGATGCGCAAGAGCGTCGGTTCAAAGCGCAAGGAATTGAGTGACGATCACATCGTCGAGATCACGAAGCTTTACGAGCAATTCGAAGAGTCCGATGTCTCGAAGATCTTCGACGTGACCGACTTCATGTACCGCACGATCACGCTCGAACGCCCGATGAAACGCAACTACGGGTTCACCCCCGAACGCATCGAGCGCGCGATGGCGGCGAAGCCGGTCACGAAGCTCGATGAGGATGCGCAGGGTCGCCTCCTCGAGGTGCTCGAGGCTGCGGGGGTGGATGCTGGGGGAGAGCTGTCGTTCAGCCGCACGGAGTTCCAGAAGCAGCTGATGGCCGCGGCGAACGGTAAGGGCGTCGCGCTGAAACCGGCGCTCGTGAAAATGCTCGTGGATGAGCTGAGCGAGCACGACGACGATGGCGAGTTGTTGACGAAAGCGGGCAGGCCTGTCGCCGACGCCGCGCTGCGCGACACCGAGAACGTGCCGTGGAACGAAGACATCGACGAGTACCTCGAACGCGAGGTAAAGCCGTTCGTCCCAGACGCCTGGATCGACGAATCCAAGTCGAGGGAGGGCGCGGAGATTCAGTTCACGCGCCACTTCTACAATTACGTCCCGCCGCGCTCCCTAGAAGAAATCGACGCCGACCTCGATGAGGTTCTCGGCCGAATCCGCGCCCGACTAGAGCAGGTGAAGGCGTGA